A window of Campylobacter ureolyticus contains these coding sequences:
- a CDS encoding sensor histidine kinase, translating into MNFLVELIKKLDFRRNINLLVITIFVAIFSMLLVFILFISNLKNVINDIYHYNISPITRLENIRDIYSSNIDFLITKFDTTYNKTYIELTRDSINQIIFEWNEYKKIPEFNENTLTFKEKLKRIFFKTSENFPYNYYKADLENKITKTLKEVEKTILIACEVDIPVAEMMHLKKELISINTNAHLLLIHHLKEINNKKTRTDYRYIQSLKFLSFSLIITIVFFFMLVFALTINSKKINEKLELSVKRKTKALKELNENLEKRLEKELIISRKKDQTIFLQSKNASLGEMLENVSHQWRQPLGAISMIIQSFETKLEKNKLTPEFVKSQVNEAMILANGMSQTLEDFRSFYSPTKAKKTFTLNEVINDAIRLTKYLLQKKEIELIFDKSQEITIYSFKNELLQVLINIINNAKDAINEKEDVKLIWIKLTKLDGFARVEIMDNGGGIDAIIIDKIFEPYFTTKHKSLGTGIGLYMSKNIVEKHLKGNLYVKNVILERNKKEYKCANLIIDLPLKDKS; encoded by the coding sequence ATGAATTTTTTAGTAGAACTTATAAAAAAATTAGATTTTAGAAGAAATATAAATTTGCTTGTTATTACAATATTTGTTGCAATTTTTTCTATGCTTTTAGTATTTATATTATTTATATCAAATTTGAAAAATGTAATCAATGATATATATCATTACAACATTTCACCAATTACAAGACTTGAAAATATAAGAGATATCTATAGCTCAAATATTGATTTTCTTATAACAAAATTTGATACAACTTACAATAAAACATATATCGAACTTACTCGTGACAGCATAAATCAAATAATTTTTGAATGGAACGAATATAAAAAAATACCAGAATTTAATGAAAACACACTAACTTTTAAAGAAAAACTAAAAAGAATTTTTTTTAAAACAAGTGAAAATTTTCCATATAACTACTATAAAGCCGACCTTGAGAATAAAATCACAAAAACCTTAAAAGAGGTTGAAAAAACTATTTTAATAGCTTGTGAAGTCGATATACCAGTAGCTGAAATGATGCATTTAAAAAAAGAGTTAATTAGCATAAACACAAACGCGCATTTACTTTTAATCCATCACCTAAAAGAGATAAACAACAAAAAAACAAGAACCGATTACCGCTATATCCAAAGTCTGAAATTTTTATCTTTTTCGCTAATTATTACTATAGTTTTCTTTTTTATGTTAGTTTTTGCACTTACAATAAATTCTAAAAAAATAAATGAAAAACTCGAACTTAGCGTTAAAAGAAAAACAAAAGCCCTAAAAGAGCTAAATGAAAATTTGGAAAAAAGACTTGAAAAAGAACTAATAATTTCTAGAAAAAAAGATCAAACCATTTTTTTACAGTCTAAAAATGCAAGCTTAGGTGAAATGCTTGAAAATGTATCCCATCAATGGCGCCAACCTTTAGGAGCAATTTCTATGATAATACAAAGCTTTGAAACTAAACTTGAAAAAAATAAACTAACTCCTGAGTTTGTAAAAAGCCAAGTAAATGAGGCTATGATTTTGGCAAATGGAATGTCACAAACTTTAGAAGATTTTAGAAGTTTTTATAGTCCAACAAAAGCTAAAAAGACATTTACATTAAATGAAGTTATAAACGATGCAATAAGACTTACTAAGTATTTGCTTCAAAAAAAAGAGATTGAGCTGATTTTTGATAAGAGCCAAGAAATAACAATATACTCTTTTAAAAATGAGCTTTTGCAAGTTTTGATAAACATCATAAATAATGCAAAAGATGCAATAAATGAAAAAGAAGATGTTAAACTTATTTGGATAAAACTTACAAAGCTTGATGGTTTTGCTAGAGTTGAAATTATGGATAATGGTGGTGGAATTGACGCCATCATAATAGATAAAATTTTTGAGCCATATTTTACTACAAAACATAAAAGTTTAGGGACTGGCATTGGGCTTTATATGAGTAAAAACATCGTTGAAAAGCACTTAAAAGGGAATTTATATGTAAAAAATGTTATACTTGAAAGAAATAAAAAAGAGTATAAATGTGCAAATTTAATCATAGATTTGCCCCTAAAGGATAAGTCATGA
- a CDS encoding 4Fe-4S dicluster domain-containing protein, giving the protein MKEFAYLNSGLEVVIPDEIEELKVPNDEHYLVSNSPNLKAEIYAPETDFYLKNSKDSILQKAKNLNILYEARASVFDLAKDMDYEKNVGKNIILISDKDRTNLTEILKQNGYKVINLTHAEVKFLYGEIGDLYTTVLSVNDEFEVKSDFVLVDGIKEYMLRQSGTLDIGILTDEEILKYLDEKTPIYHYKSAITYDDKICQYHKRRSEHCVKCVDICPTVAILKDDEKKELVFSHIDCVGCGGCVSVCPSGAIDYAKMPSEAFYDMALKFKDKKIVITPRIMDLETCDVALDEGVLPFAIEGEKFLSQTHFMTLLQESGANLIFFSDVIAPGVKESIDLVNQIIKAKFNEVGILVAKDEIELRKQLKELKFIDGLKFHINERTLSKREIFSKRVLHIVGDDDLGVAKSGEWVRYGKVSINESTCTLCLSCVGACNVAALIADESDNSIKFNASLCTTCGYCIQSCAEKETIFLKRGEMELKKEYFEYQTLAKDELFKCIECGKEFATTKAVLKIANMMTPLFGSDTDRIKTLYCCADCKAKIMIQKQIKEAKEMQDEILKESK; this is encoded by the coding sequence ATGAAAGAATTTGCATATTTAAATAGCGGGCTAGAAGTTGTGATTCCTGATGAGATAGAAGAGTTAAAAGTGCCAAATGATGAGCACTATCTAGTTAGTAATTCACCAAATTTAAAGGCTGAAATTTACGCACCTGAGACTGATTTTTATCTAAAAAATAGTAAAGATAGCATTTTACAAAAAGCTAAAAATTTAAACATTTTATACGAAGCAAGAGCCAGTGTTTTTGACTTGGCAAAAGATATGGATTATGAAAAGAATGTTGGAAAAAATATTATTTTAATAAGCGATAAAGACCGCACAAATCTGACTGAGATTTTAAAGCAAAATGGCTATAAAGTGATAAATTTAACTCACGCTGAAGTTAAGTTTTTATACGGTGAAATTGGTGATTTATACACAACAGTTTTGAGCGTAAATGACGAATTTGAGGTGAAAAGCGACTTTGTTTTAGTTGATGGAATAAAAGAGTATATGCTAAGACAAAGCGGAACTTTGGATATTGGCATTTTAACAGATGAGGAAATTTTAAAATATTTAGATGAAAAAACGCCAATTTACCACTATAAAAGTGCTATAACTTATGATGATAAAATTTGTCAATACCACAAAAGAAGAAGTGAGCATTGCGTAAAATGCGTTGATATCTGCCCAACGGTTGCGATTTTAAAAGATGATGAAAAAAAAGAGTTAGTTTTTTCGCATATTGATTGCGTTGGATGTGGCGGGTGCGTGAGTGTTTGTCCAAGTGGGGCGATTGATTATGCAAAGATGCCAAGTGAGGCATTTTATGATATGGCTTTAAAATTTAAAGATAAAAAAATAGTTATAACACCAAGGATTATGGATCTAGAAACCTGTGATGTTGCCCTTGATGAGGGAGTTTTGCCATTTGCCATAGAGGGAGAGAAGTTTTTAAGTCAGACTCATTTTATGACGCTTTTACAAGAAAGTGGAGCGAATTTGATCTTTTTTAGCGATGTTATCGCACCAGGAGTTAAAGAGTCTATAGATTTAGTAAATCAAATAATAAAAGCTAAGTTTAACGAAGTTGGAATTTTGGTTGCAAAAGATGAGATTGAGCTTAGAAAACAATTAAAAGAACTTAAATTTATAGATGGGCTTAAATTTCACATAAATGAGCGAACTTTATCAAAAAGAGAGATATTTTCAAAAAGAGTTTTACATATTGTAGGTGATGATGACTTGGGCGTTGCAAAAAGTGGCGAGTGGGTAAGGTATGGAAAAGTAAGTATCAATGAGAGTACCTGTACGCTTTGCTTGAGTTGTGTAGGTGCGTGTAATGTTGCAGCGCTAATTGCTGATGAGAGCGATAACTCTATCAAATTTAATGCCTCGCTTTGCACAACTTGTGGATATTGCATACAAAGTTGTGCTGAAAAAGAGACGATCTTTTTAAAACGTGGTGAAATGGAGCTTAAAAAAGAGTATTTTGAGTATCAAACTTTGGCAAAAGATGAGCTTTTTAAGTGCATTGAGTGCGGAAAAGAGTTTGCTACTACAAAAGCTGTTTTAAAAATAGCAAATATGATGACGCCACTTTTTGGAAGTGATACAGATAGAATAAAAACACTTTATTGCTGTGCGGATTGTAAGGCAAAGATAATGATTCAAAAGCAGATTAAAGAAGCTAAAGAAATGCAAGATGAAATTTTAAAGGAGTCCAAATGA
- a CDS encoding response regulator, giving the protein MKKRNLDILSNFDILYIEDEIHLLHQTTTVLEDFVRNLYPCQNLKKAYEVLENKNVDAIISDILLEEATGIELLKNLRKEDNDIPMIFTTAYTDTKYLLEAIKFGANNYLVKPINIKELLNSLYDVLLPKIKDKEIDKNKNIIRMVALVTDTKAVEVIKFIINNLDENLVFNHTYNDIMDNIDVSKPTIIKLFKQLGDLEVLVKLQNAKYQFNPSKLNNVEI; this is encoded by the coding sequence ATGAAAAAAAGAAACTTAGATATATTATCAAATTTTGATATTTTATACATCGAAGATGAAATACATCTGCTTCATCAAACAACAACCGTTTTAGAAGATTTTGTAAGAAATTTATATCCTTGCCAAAACCTGAAAAAAGCCTATGAAGTGCTTGAAAACAAAAATGTTGATGCAATAATTAGTGATATTTTACTTGAAGAAGCAACAGGAATTGAGCTTTTAAAAAATTTAAGAAAAGAAGATAACGATATTCCTATGATTTTTACTACAGCTTATACAGATACAAAATATCTTCTTGAAGCTATAAAATTTGGTGCAAATAATTATCTTGTAAAGCCAATAAACATAAAAGAGCTTTTAAATTCACTTTATGATGTGCTTTTACCAAAGATAAAAGATAAAGAAATTGATAAAAATAAAAATATTATAAGAATGGTGGCTTTGGTAACTGATACAAAAGCAGTTGAAGTAATAAAGTTTATTATTAATAATCTTGATGAAAACTTAGTATTTAACCACACATACAACGACATTATGGACAATATAGATGTTAGCAAACCAACCATTATAAAGCTTTTTAAACAGCTTGGCGATTTAGAAGTTTTAGTAAAACTACAAAATGCAAAATATCAGTTTAACCCATCAAAATTAAACAATGTGGAGATTTAA
- a CDS encoding twin-arginine translocation signal domain-containing protein → MTENRRDFLRKSLKIGAVAGATAAIANEGLKNCATTLSDDCATSASSGVVCGKAVKKEVLYKKNNLWEQYYRIAH, encoded by the coding sequence ATGACTGAAAATCGTAGGGATTTTTTAAGAAAATCTCTAAAAATCGGTGCAGTTGCAGGCGCTACAGCAGCGATTGCAAATGAGGGATTAAAAAATTGTGCGACAACTTTATCAGATGATTGTGCCACAAGTGCAAGTAGTGGTGTAGTTTGTGGAAAAGCTGTCAAAAAAGAGGTTCTTTATAAGAAAAATAACTTATGGGAACAATACTATAGAATTGCTCATTAA
- the selA gene encoding L-seryl-tRNA(Sec) selenium transferase encodes MKIDLPKVDKIANLAEFKDYFYPLVLNLTKQIIEKKREKALLNLEYKDEQGIIEAIKSECEIYENLELKPLINATGVVIHTNLGRSVINDEILKRAKKTITSYSNLEYDLKTGKRGLRYNYTAKLCSMLFGCEDALIVNNNASAVFLVLNTFAKGGEVVVSRGELVEIGGSFRIPEVMASSGAILREVGTTNKTNLNDYENAINENTKMLMKVHQSNFNIQGFSQNVSASEISNLAKKCGLISYYDLGSAYVNELPYSLSSHEPPLKKVLESDINLVSFSGDKLFGSVQCGLILGKKELIDELKKNQLLRMLRVDKITLSILNETLKAYINKEFNLIQTTHQIYKDIDELTDMANLVKANVAAPSKVVKTKTFIGGGTLPCREYPSIALAFLENPIELEQKFREKRVIGRIENDKFMLDFRSIMDKDLQNLIKICNEIFREQP; translated from the coding sequence ATGAAAATAGACTTACCAAAAGTGGATAAAATCGCAAATTTGGCTGAATTTAAAGACTATTTTTATCCACTTGTTTTAAATTTAACCAAACAAATTATTGAAAAAAAGAGAGAAAAAGCTCTTTTAAATTTAGAGTATAAAGATGAGCAAGGCATTATTGAGGCGATAAAAAGTGAGTGTGAAATTTATGAAAATTTAGAACTAAAACCTTTAATAAATGCAACCGGAGTTGTGATTCACACAAATTTAGGAAGAAGTGTGATAAATGATGAAATTTTAAAAAGAGCTAAAAAAACCATAACTTCATATTCAAATTTAGAATATGACTTAAAAACTGGCAAACGCGGACTAAGATACAACTACACAGCAAAGCTTTGCTCCATGCTTTTTGGCTGCGAAGATGCGCTTATTGTAAATAACAACGCAAGTGCTGTTTTTTTAGTCTTAAACACTTTTGCAAAAGGTGGCGAAGTCGTCGTTAGTAGAGGCGAGTTAGTTGAGATTGGTGGAAGTTTTAGAATACCAGAAGTTATGGCAAGCTCAGGGGCGATTTTGCGTGAGGTTGGCACCACAAATAAAACAAATTTAAATGATTATGAAAACGCGATAAATGAAAATACAAAAATGCTTATGAAAGTTCATCAATCAAACTTCAACATTCAAGGTTTTAGCCAAAATGTAAGTGCAAGTGAAATTTCAAATTTGGCTAAAAAGTGCGGTTTAATAAGCTATTATGACCTAGGAAGTGCTTATGTAAATGAGCTTCCATACTCTTTAAGCTCTCATGAACCACCACTTAAAAAGGTGCTTGAAAGTGATATAAATTTAGTTAGCTTTAGCGGCGATAAACTTTTTGGAAGTGTGCAATGTGGGCTGATTTTGGGTAAAAAAGAGCTGATAGATGAGCTTAAAAAAAACCAACTTTTAAGAATGCTACGAGTTGATAAAATAACTCTAAGTATCCTAAATGAAACCCTAAAAGCCTACATCAACAAAGAATTTAACCTCATCCAAACAACTCATCAAATTTACAAAGACATCGATGAGCTAACCGATATGGCAAATTTAGTAAAAGCAAATGTAGCAGCTCCCTCAAAAGTGGTAAAAACAAAAACTTTTATAGGTGGTGGAACGCTTCCATGTAGGGAGTATCCTAGCATTGCATTAGCTTTTTTGGAAAACCCGATAGAGTTAGAGCAAAAATTTAGAGAAAAAAGAGTTATTGGAAGAATTGAAAATGATAAATTTATGCTTGATTTTAGAAGCATAATGGATAAAGACTTGCAAAATCTAATCAAAATTTGCAACGAAATTTTTAGAGAACAGCCTTAA
- a CDS encoding molecular chaperone TorD family protein, translating to MKDKNMTLGRSYYYEFFAIPFFFSEKDEKFNLWKKQLDYLKNSPIANENLDDFKALSKFSFDEFRAEQNRLLYDYSYSNIPLTASFYKEGRDEGLAKKLVLDTLRKSKFRKNSELCKDSEDFIGFIFYLMSSLLKDEVNTNAFLSTELFVNVINEFIDEFIDFIKGSKEADFYLHLANLMQSFFELERSILAVEKPKIKPSVAKEMIEKQPYLSNLKTTKEKFDWGE from the coding sequence ATGAAAGATAAAAATATGACTTTAGGTAGAAGTTATTATTATGAATTTTTTGCAATACCGTTTTTTTTCAGTGAAAAAGATGAAAAATTTAACCTTTGGAAAAAACAGCTTGATTATTTAAAAAATTCCCCAATTGCTAATGAAAATTTAGATGATTTTAAAGCTCTTAGCAAGTTTAGTTTTGATGAGTTTAGAGCTGAGCAAAATAGGCTTTTATATGATTATTCTTACTCAAATATCCCTTTAACTGCATCATTTTATAAAGAAGGGCGAGATGAGGGGCTTGCTAAAAAGTTAGTTTTAGATACTTTGCGAAAGAGTAAATTTAGAAAAAATAGCGAGCTTTGCAAAGATAGTGAGGATTTTATAGGATTTATTTTTTATCTAATGTCATCACTTTTAAAAGATGAAGTAAATACAAACGCATTTTTAAGCACAGAGCTTTTTGTAAATGTGATAAATGAGTTTATAGATGAGTTTATAGATTTTATAAAAGGTAGTAAAGAGGCTGATTTTTACTTACATTTGGCAAATTTAATGCAGAGTTTTTTTGAGCTTGAAAGATCTATTCTAGCTGTTGAAAAGCCAAAAATAAAACCAAGCGTAGCAAAAGAAATGATAGAAAAACAGCCATATTTATCAAATTTAAAAACTACAAAAGAAAAATTTGATTGGGGTGAATAA
- a CDS encoding formate dehydrogenase subunit alpha, with product MRLKYPLKKVNGKWERISWETAVNEIGDKMMKIRQEDGPDSVEFLGSAKFSNEQAFYFRKFAAFWGTNNIDHVARIUHSATVAGVANTWGYGAMTNHVGDVAKNTKMMLVIGANPAVANPVGAMKHILQAKDRNNATLVVVDPVYTRTAAKADMFIRIRPGTDIAFIYGMLHLIFKNGWEDKEVIRTRTYGVEEIKEEAKHWTPEEVANVTGCKTEELIQFTRMFATTKPATLFWSLGITQHSVGHSNTRILSILQLVLGNMGKEGGGTNILRGHDNVQGATDMNCLADSTSGYYGLGDSAWKHHCKGWGVDFDEFVKRFAVSTKEPREKLGEPVKGTNFKEYFYHNPANPEDRNWRNEKGYSLAKWWQGVLKEEKTHSSGNLRVLWVQGTGITSMAHTTKIQQAVDKLDMLVVAEPFLNEVAILSDRPDGIYVLPVATQFESEGYVTATNRAAQWRTQIIKPIYESKEDQEVMFLFAKKFGFYDEYVRGMKMGIVDGEIKQVKDDFKWPDDATDEIARNTQSIGNNGRTAARLRKHQENWHNFDPDTQMGRGPVEGEYYGLPWPCWDEKHPGTPILYDISKPYVEGGMGFRNRFGLEHNGVNQLADESITLPGSKVKGGYPQITKENIEEALGITLAEDEKRKIGSSWSDDYSGIIAKKCREAGVCPCGNARARAVVWEFLDPIPKHREPIHSPRWDLVQKYPTWEDQERNFRVASKFISEQQEKDWSKEFPTVMSSLRFVNLSGAGMIERTSKYLASITPEMFAHVHPSLAAKYGIKDRDMMWIHAPQGTKIKVKCYYSYSVTPNNICLPYHFAGVMQGVDLSHRYPEGTKPYTIGESSNTITNYGFDPVTQISEFNAGLCRLEKA from the coding sequence ATGAGGCTAAAATATCCACTTAAAAAGGTAAATGGCAAGTGGGAGAGGATTAGCTGGGAGACCGCTGTAAATGAAATTGGCGATAAGATGATGAAGATTCGCCAAGAGGATGGACCTGACTCAGTTGAGTTTCTAGGTTCGGCTAAATTTTCAAATGAACAGGCATTTTACTTTAGAAAATTTGCAGCATTTTGGGGAACAAATAACATAGATCACGTTGCTAGAATTTGACATAGTGCAACAGTCGCCGGTGTGGCGAATACTTGGGGTTATGGCGCTATGACAAATCACGTTGGAGATGTCGCTAAAAATACTAAAATGATGTTAGTAATTGGAGCAAATCCAGCAGTTGCAAACCCAGTTGGTGCGATGAAACACATCTTACAAGCCAAAGATAGAAATAACGCAACTTTAGTTGTGGTAGATCCTGTTTATACAAGAACAGCTGCAAAAGCTGATATGTTTATTAGAATCAGACCTGGAACTGACATAGCATTTATTTATGGAATGCTTCATCTTATCTTTAAAAATGGTTGGGAAGATAAAGAAGTTATTAGAACTAGAACTTATGGCGTTGAAGAGATAAAAGAAGAAGCAAAACATTGGACTCCCGAAGAAGTCGCAAATGTAACAGGCTGTAAAACTGAAGAGTTAATCCAATTTACAAGAATGTTTGCTACCACAAAACCAGCAACTTTATTTTGGTCGCTTGGTATCACTCAACATTCAGTTGGGCACTCAAATACAAGAATTTTATCAATACTTCAATTAGTATTGGGAAATATGGGAAAAGAAGGTGGCGGAACAAATATACTTAGAGGTCACGATAATGTTCAAGGTGCTACTGATATGAACTGTTTGGCTGATAGCACATCAGGATATTATGGCTTAGGCGATAGTGCATGGAAACATCACTGTAAAGGCTGGGGCGTTGATTTTGATGAGTTTGTAAAAAGATTTGCTGTTTCAACCAAAGAGCCTAGAGAGAAGTTGGGCGAGCCAGTTAAAGGAACAAATTTCAAAGAGTATTTTTACCACAATCCTGCAAATCCTGAAGATAGAAATTGGCGAAATGAAAAAGGATATTCACTTGCAAAATGGTGGCAAGGTGTCTTAAAAGAGGAAAAAACTCACTCAAGTGGAAATTTAAGAGTTCTTTGGGTACAAGGAACGGGTATTACCTCTATGGCACACACTACCAAAATTCAACAAGCAGTTGATAAACTAGATATGTTAGTTGTTGCAGAGCCATTTTTAAATGAGGTTGCAATTCTTAGCGATAGACCTGATGGAATTTATGTTTTGCCTGTTGCAACTCAGTTTGAAAGCGAGGGCTATGTAACAGCTACAAATAGAGCCGCTCAGTGGAGAACTCAAATTATAAAGCCTATCTATGAGAGCAAAGAAGATCAAGAAGTTATGTTTTTGTTTGCTAAGAAATTTGGCTTTTATGATGAGTATGTGCGCGGTATGAAGATGGGCATTGTAGATGGTGAAATAAAACAAGTTAAAGATGATTTTAAGTGGCCTGATGATGCAACTGATGAGATAGCAAGAAATACTCAAAGCATAGGAAATAATGGAAGAACTGCCGCAAGACTTAGAAAACACCAAGAAAATTGGCACAACTTTGATCCTGATACACAAATGGGAAGAGGTCCAGTTGAGGGCGAATACTACGGACTTCCATGGCCTTGTTGGGATGAAAAGCATCCAGGAACTCCAATACTTTATGACATCTCTAAGCCTTATGTAGAGGGTGGTATGGGCTTTAGAAATAGATTTGGACTAGAGCACAATGGGGTAAATCAACTAGCTGATGAGAGCATAACTTTACCTGGTTCAAAAGTAAAAGGTGGATATCCACAAATTACAAAAGAAAACATTGAAGAAGCTTTGGGTATTACTCTAGCAGAAGATGAAAAAAGAAAAATAGGATCTAGCTGGAGTGATGATTATAGTGGAATTATTGCTAAAAAATGCAGAGAAGCTGGAGTTTGCCCATGTGGAAATGCAAGAGCAAGAGCTGTTGTTTGGGAGTTTTTAGATCCGATTCCAAAACATAGAGAGCCAATTCACTCACCAAGATGGGATTTAGTTCAAAAATACCCAACATGGGAAGATCAGGAAAGAAATTTCCGTGTTGCAAGTAAGTTTATAAGTGAGCAACAAGAAAAAGATTGGAGTAAAGAGTTTCCAACTGTTATGAGTTCACTTAGATTTGTAAATTTAAGTGGAGCTGGAATGATAGAAAGAACTTCTAAATACCTTGCATCCATAACACCTGAAATGTTTGCTCATGTTCATCCAAGTCTAGCTGCAAAATACGGCATAAAAGATAGAGATATGATGTGGATACACGCTCCGCAAGGAACTAAGATAAAAGTAAAATGTTATTACTCTTATTCAGTAACACCAAATAATATCTGCTTACCATATCACTTTGCTGGAGTTATGCAAGGAGTTGATTTAAGTCACAGATACCCTGAGGGAACTAAACCTTATACAATAGGTGAGAGTTCAAATACAATAACAAACTACGGTTTTGACCCTGTTACTCAAATTTCAGAGTTTAATGCAGGTTTATGTAGATTAGAAAAGGCATAA
- the fdh3B gene encoding formate dehydrogenase FDH3 subunit beta, with protein MARLKFYVDNDRCIGCYGCQVACSSAHEVPIGINRRKVLFLNEGVPGKEIATTIACQHCTDAPCAQVCPVQCFYVREDGVVLHDKKTCIGCGYCLYACPFGAPQFPRDGAFGIKGEMDKCTMCAGGPEETNSHEERELYGQNRIAEGKIPMCAAICSTNALLVGDATEVANIYRTRVTLRNAATKY; from the coding sequence ATGGCAAGATTAAAATTTTATGTGGATAATGATAGATGTATAGGTTGCTATGGTTGTCAAGTAGCTTGCTCTTCGGCTCATGAAGTGCCAATTGGTATAAATAGACGAAAGGTTTTGTTTTTAAACGAGGGCGTTCCTGGAAAAGAAATAGCTACAACTATAGCGTGTCAGCACTGTACGGATGCACCTTGTGCGCAAGTTTGCCCAGTTCAATGTTTTTATGTTAGAGAAGATGGCGTTGTTTTACATGATAAAAAGACTTGTATAGGTTGTGGATATTGTCTTTATGCATGTCCATTTGGTGCGCCACAATTCCCAAGAGATGGGGCTTTTGGCATAAAAGGTGAAATGGATAAATGTACAATGTGCGCAGGCGGACCCGAAGAGACTAACTCACACGAAGAAAGAGAGCTTTATGGACAAAACCGCATAGCTGAGGGTAAGATACCTATGTGTGCGGCGATTTGTTCAACAAATGCTCTTTTAGTTGGCGATGCGACTGAGGTTGCTAATATTTATAGAACAAGAGTAACTTTAAGAAACGCAGCTACAAAATACTAA
- a CDS encoding ABC transporter substrate-binding protein, with translation MKKIVLILFIFSLSFSKEQGVLSSFCLSGANAQMGESIRNCAKMYFDDYNSKNKNKIKFSVFDDGFNSDIFRENILSNLGKNTFVFMPFDTANLRSIAPKIINKNIIVFSPVYAPNFLNFSVFKGVIKTFPSFDYEIENAMKFFVDTKNLSKISIIYQSGEHGEEAYNSLAKALINRNLSIFSSSSYKRNSNIIEPILENIDLNSELVVFALLDRISLEIAKKLSKKNENIKFLFLSSVNPIYFKELKNAYVSSFSPVLKEDDELLKLYKNLLVKNNLDEKNCSYNAFLNAFLVSKIFESLNFKDSPKNLLINRANLIIDRYKFYEKQKIIKFNGGKIEILYEN, from the coding sequence ATGAAAAAAATAGTCTTAATTTTATTTATTTTTTCTTTATCTTTTTCAAAAGAGCAAGGAGTGCTATCATCTTTTTGCCTAAGTGGAGCAAATGCCCAAATGGGCGAAAGCATTAGAAATTGTGCAAAGATGTATTTTGATGATTATAATTCAAAAAACAAAAATAAAATTAAATTTAGTGTTTTTGATGATGGGTTTAACTCAGATATTTTTAGAGAAAATATTTTATCAAATTTAGGTAAAAATACCTTTGTTTTTATGCCTTTTGACACGGCAAATTTAAGAAGTATTGCTCCTAAAATTATAAATAAAAATATAATTGTTTTTTCACCTGTTTATGCACCAAATTTTTTAAATTTTAGCGTATTTAAGGGCGTTATAAAAACATTTCCTTCGTTTGATTATGAGATAGAAAATGCGATGAAATTTTTTGTAGATACAAAAAATCTAAGTAAAATTTCTATAATCTATCAAAGCGGAGAGCATGGGGAAGAGGCTTATAACAGCCTTGCAAAAGCCCTAATAAATAGAAATTTAAGCATATTTTCAAGCTCAAGCTATAAAAGAAACTCAAATATAATTGAACCGATTTTAGAAAATATTGATTTAAATAGTGAGCTTGTAGTTTTTGCACTTTTAGATAGGATTTCATTAGAAATTGCAAAAAAATTAAGTAAAAAAAATGAAAATATAAAATTTTTATTTCTAAGTTCTGTTAATCCAATTTATTTTAAAGAACTCAAAAATGCTTATGTTTCTTCATTTTCTCCAGTCTTAAAAGAAGATGATGAGCTTTTAAAACTATATAAAAACTTACTTGTTAAAAATAATTTAGATGAAAAAAATTGCTCTTATAATGCGTTTTTAAATGCATTTTTAGTCTCAAAAATATTTGAAAGCCTAAATTTCAAAGATAGCCCTAAAAATCTATTAATAAATAGAGCAAATCTAATTATAGATAGATATAAATTTTATGAAAAACAAAAAATAATTAAATTTAATGGTGGCAAAATAGAAATTTTATATGAGAATTAA